One Silene latifolia isolate original U9 population chromosome 4, ASM4854445v1, whole genome shotgun sequence DNA segment encodes these proteins:
- the LOC141652548 gene encoding protein ANTAGONIST OF LIKE HETEROCHROMATIN PROTEIN 1 → MVPLKKKSKKSKKKHLDKLKKKNISLNVVPIEPRSIESDWWDCFWHKSLSSPGLTIPSDEEEGFKYFFRVSKKTFEYICSIVREDLISRPPSGLINIEGRLLSVEKQVAIAMRRLASGESQVSVGASFGVGQSTVSQVTWRFVESLEVRARHHIKWPDRDRLEEIKSKFEKSFGLPNCCGAVDSTHIIMTLPAVPTSDDWCDEANNYSMFLQGVVDNEMRFLDVVTGWPGAMTVSRLLKCSGFYKLCENGERLNQKMSLNTEEIREYIVGGNQYPLLPWLITPYENKDLTDVPLKFRGAHEPARLLAVSALSVLKGSWRILSKVMWRPDKKKLPSIVVGCCILHNIMIDYGDELQLDIALHGHHDSVYREQYCNLVDALGSTVRDHVAKYVREGGTS, encoded by the exons ATGGTTCCTTTAAAGAAGAAatcgaagaaatcaaagaagaAACATTTAgacaaattaaagaagaaaaatatCTCACTAAATGTAGTTCCAATTGAACCCAGATCAATTGAATCTGATTGGTGGGATTGTTTCTGGCACAAAAGCTTATCATCTCCAG GTTTGACAATACCTAGTGATGAAGAGGAGGGATTCAAGTATTTCTTTAGGGTTTCAAAGAAGACATTTGAGTATATATGCTCAATTGTGAGGGAAGACCTAATTTCCCGACCACCCTCGGGGTTAATCAACATAGAAGGGAGGCTTCTTAGTGTTGAGAAACAAGTTGCTATTGCAATGAGGAGGTTGGCTTCTGGTGAGTCTCAGGTTTCTGTTGGTGCGTCTTTTGGGGTTGGTCAATCCACGGTTTCTCAGGTCACTTGGAGGTTTGTTGAGTCACTTGAAGTGCGTGCTAGGCATCATATAAAATGGCCTGATAGGGATCGGTTGGAGGAGATCAAATCGAAGTTTGAGAAGTCGTTTGGGTTGCCTAATTGTTGTGGAGCGGTTGATTCGACTCATATTATCATGACGCTTCCTGCTGTTCCAACGTCGGATGATTGGTGTGACGAGGCTAATAATTATAGTATGTTTCTTCAAGGAGTAGTTGATAATGAAATGCGGTTTCTTGATGTTGTGACTGGTTGGCCGGGAGCCATGACGGTGTCCAGGCTCTTGAAATGTTCCGGGTTTTATAAGCTCTGTGAAAATGGAGAGCGGTTAAACCAAAAAATGAGTTTAAATACGGAAGAGATTAGAGAATACATAGTTGGCGGAAATCAATACCCTCTTCTTCCATGGTTAATCACTCCGTATGAAAATAAGGATCTTACGGACGTTCCCTTAAAATTTAGGGGTGCCCATGAACCTGCTAGGCTACTTGCAGTGAGCGCTTTATCGGTTTTGAAGGGAAGTTGGAGAATTCTCAGCAAGGTTATGTGGAGACCCGATAAAAAGAAATTACCGAGCATTGTCGTGGGTTGCTGTATACTCCATAATATTATGATTGATTACGGTGATGAGTTGCAGTTGGATATTGCGTTGCATGGTCACCATGACTCGGTTTATAGAGAGCAGTATTGTAATCTTGTTGATGCATTAGGTAGCACCGTGAGAGACCATGTAGCTAAGTACGTAAGAGAGGGAGGAACAAGTTAA
- the LOC141652554 gene encoding sulfate transporter 3.1 isoform X2, translating to MGTMDEHQSGYNMYPEAVKNRVSVPPPQPFFKSLQTNLKETFFPDDPLRQFKGQPKSRKFVLGLQYFFPFLEWTPQYSLGFFKSDLIAGITIASLAIPQGISYAKLANLPPILGLYSSFVPPLIYAMMGSSRDLAVGTVAVASLLTGSMLSSAVSPTENPKLFVHLAFTATLIAGILEVTLGLLRLGFIVDFLSHATIVGFMGGAATVVCLQQLKGILGLNHFTQATDLISVMRSVFTQEHEWRWESALLGCCFLFFLLLTRYFSKKRPRFFWISAMAPLTSVILGSLLVYLTHAEKHGVQVIGYLKKGVNPPSFQDFVFFSPYFPVALKTGIVTGVIALAEGIAVGRSFAMFKNYNIDGNKEMIAFGMMNILGSCTSCYLTTGPFSRSAVNYNAGCKTAASNVVMSIAVMITLLFLTPLFHYTPLVVLSSIIVSAMLGLIDYQAAIHLYKIDKFDFLVCISAYLGVVFGSVEIGLVIAVALSILRVLLFVSRPRTFVLGNVPNSVCYRSVEQYPAAQTVPGILILEIGGPIYFTNASYLRERIIRWIDEEEERLKSSGEVGLHYVILDMSSVGCIDTSGISMLEEVKKITDRRDLKIVLANPGGEVMKKLDRSKFLESLGQEWVHLTVGEAVGACRYMLHNYKPTPDSSSVDRESWSNNV from the exons ATGGGGACAATGGACGAGCACCAGTCGGGGTACAACATGTACCCCGAGGCGGTCAAGAACCGAGTATCGGTACCGCCACCTCAGCCATTTTTTAAGTCCTTACAAACAAACTTGAAGGAAACATTTTTCCCAGATGACCCACTTAGGCAATTTAAGGGTCAACCAAAGTCAAGGAAATTTGTACTTGGGTTACAATATTTTTTCCCTTTTCTTGAGTGGACCCCACAGTATAGTCTCGGGTTTTTCAAGTCGGATCTTATTGCTGGGATTACTATTGCTAGCCTTGCTATTCCTCAAGGGATTAGCTATGCTAAACTTGCTAATTTACCTCCTATTCTTGGATTAT ATTCAAGTTTCGTACCACCGTTGATATATGCAATGATGGGAAGTTCAAGAGATTTGGCGGTTGGAACGGTTGCGGTGGCGTCACTATTAACAGGGTCAATGTTAAGTAGTGCTGTTAGTCCCACAGAAAATCCCAAGTTATTTGTCCACCTTGCTTTTACTGCTACACTTATTGCTGGCATTCTTGAGGTTACCCTTGGCCTCTTGAG GTTAGGGTTTATAGTGGATTTCTTATCACATGCAACAATAGTAGGGTTCATGGGAGGAGCAGCTACGGTGGTGTGCTTGCAACAACTCAAAGGAATACTTGGTCTCAATCATTTCACTCAAGCTACTGATCTCATTTCTGTCATGCGTTCCGTCTTCACCCAAGAACACGAG TGGCGATGGGAAAGTGCTCTATTAGGATGTTGTTTCCTTTTCTTCCTACTACTCACTAGATACTTC AGCAAAAAGCGGCCGAGGTTTTTTTGGATATCAGCCATGGCACCATTGACATCAGTCATTTTAGGAAGCTTGCTTGTTTATCTCACCCATGCTGAAAAACATGGTGTCCAAGTG ATAGGGTATTTGAAGAAAGGTGTTAATCCACCATCCTTCCAAGACTTTGTATTCTTCTCCCCTTATTTCCCGGTCGCTCTCAAAACTGGCATTGTTACCGGAGTTATTGCTTTAGCC GAAGGAATAGCAGTAGGAAGAAGCTTCGCAATGTTCAAAAACTACAACATAGACGGAAACAAAGAAATGATAGCCTTCGGGATGATGAACATATTAGGCTCATGCACATCTTGTTACTTAACCACAGGCCCGTTTTCTCGGTCCGCTGTGAACTACAATGCAGGCTGCAAAACAGCAGCCTCTAATGTAGTTATGTCAATTGCTGTGATGATCACATTGCTCTTCTTGACACCATTGTTCCATTATACCCCTCTCGTTGTCCTCTCGTCTATTATCGTCTCTGCCATGCTCGGCCTCATTGATTATCAGGCTGCCATCCATCTTTATAAAATCGACAAGTTTGATTTCCTCGTTTGTATCAGTGCCTACCTTGGTGTTGTTTTTGGCAGTGTCGAGATTGGCTTAGTTATCGCG GTGGCATTGTCGATCTTAAGGGTGTTATTATTTGTTTCGAGACCAAGGACATTTGTACTAGGCAATGTGCCGAATTCAGTTTGTTATAGGAGTGTTGAGCAGTACCCTGCAGCTCAAACTGTTCCCGGAATCCTGATTCTCGAGATTGGTGGTCCGATTTACTTTACTAATGCTAGTTACTTAAGAGAAAG AATTATAAGGTGgattgatgaagaagaagagcgATTGAAATCCTCGGGAGAAGTCGGCTTACATTATGTGATTCTCGATATGAGTT CGGTTGGATGTATCGACACAAGTGGTATTAGCATGTTAGAAGAAGTGAAGAAGATCACGGACCGAAGAGATCTCAAG ATTGTGTTGGCAAACCCGGGAGGAGAAGTAATGAAGAAGCTAGACAGGTCAAAATTTCTCGAGTCATTGGGACAAGAATGGGTACATTTGACAGTAGGGGAGGCAGTAGGAGCATGTAGGTACATGCTTCACAATTACAAACCAACACCCGACTCAAGTTCAGTCGATCGAGAATCGTGGAGCAACAACGTCTGA
- the LOC141652554 gene encoding sulfate transporter 3.1 isoform X1 → MGTMDLARSGQHARVRGGQERRDIVPPPQPFFKSLQTNLKETFFPDDPLRQFKGQPKSRKFVLGLQYFFPFLEWTPQYSLGFFKSDLIAGITIASLAIPQGISYAKLANLPPILGLYSSFVPPLIYAMMGSSRDLAVGTVAVASLLTGSMLSSAVSPTENPKLFVHLAFTATLIAGILEVTLGLLRLGFIVDFLSHATIVGFMGGAATVVCLQQLKGILGLNHFTQATDLISVMRSVFTQEHEWRWESALLGCCFLFFLLLTRYFSKKRPRFFWISAMAPLTSVILGSLLVYLTHAEKHGVQVIGYLKKGVNPPSFQDFVFFSPYFPVALKTGIVTGVIALAEGIAVGRSFAMFKNYNIDGNKEMIAFGMMNILGSCTSCYLTTGPFSRSAVNYNAGCKTAASNVVMSIAVMITLLFLTPLFHYTPLVVLSSIIVSAMLGLIDYQAAIHLYKIDKFDFLVCISAYLGVVFGSVEIGLVIAVALSILRVLLFVSRPRTFVLGNVPNSVCYRSVEQYPAAQTVPGILILEIGGPIYFTNASYLRERIIRWIDEEEERLKSSGEVGLHYVILDMSSVGCIDTSGISMLEEVKKITDRRDLKIVLANPGGEVMKKLDRSKFLESLGQEWVHLTVGEAVGACRYMLHNYKPTPDSSSVDRESWSNNV, encoded by the exons ATGGGGACAATGGATTTAGCACGGTCGGGACAACATGCACGTGTCCGAGGCGGTCAAGAACGAAGAGATATCGTACCGCCACCTCAGCCATTTTTTAAGTCCTTACAAACAAACTTGAAGGAAACATTTTTCCCGGATGACCCACTTAGGCAATTTAAAGGTCAACCAAAGTCAAGGAAATTTGTACTTGGGTTACAATATTTTTTCCCTTTTCTTGAGTGGACCCCACAGTATAGTCTCGGGTTTTTCAAGTCGGATCTTATTGCTGGGATTACTATTGCTAGCCTTGCTATTCCTCAAGGGATTAGTTATGCTAAACTTGCTAATTTACCTCCTATTCTTGGATTAT ATTCAAGTTTCGTACCACCGTTGATATATGCAATGATGGGAAGTTCAAGAGATTTGGCGGTTGGAACGGTTGCGGTGGCGTCACTATTAACAGGGTCAATGTTAAGTAGTGCTGTTAGTCCCACAGAAAATCCCAAGTTATTTGTCCACCTTGCTTTTACTGCTACACTTATTGCTGGCATTCTTGAGGTTACCCTTGGCCTCTTGAG GTTAGGGTTTATAGTGGATTTCTTATCACATGCAACAATAGTAGGGTTCATGGGAGGAGCAGCTACGGTGGTGTGCTTGCAACAACTCAAAGGAATACTTGGTCTCAATCATTTCACTCAAGCTACTGATCTCATTTCTGTCATGCGTTCCGTCTTCACCCAAGAACACGAG TGGCGATGGGAAAGTGCTCTATTAGGATGTTGTTTCCTTTTCTTCCTACTACTCACTAGATACTTC AGCAAAAAGCGGCCGAGGTTTTTTTGGATATCAGCCATGGCACCATTGACATCAGTCATTTTAGGAAGCTTGCTTGTTTATCTCACCCATGCTGAAAAACATGGTGTCCAAGTG ATAGGGTATTTGAAGAAAGGTGTTAATCCACCATCCTTCCAAGACTTTGTATTCTTCTCCCCTTATTTCCCGGTCGCTCTCAAAACTGGCATTGTTACCGGAGTTATTGCTTTAGCC GAAGGAATAGCAGTAGGAAGAAGCTTCGCAATGTTCAAAAACTACAACATAGACGGAAACAAAGAAATGATAGCCTTCGGGATGATGAACATATTAGGCTCATGCACATCTTGTTACTTAACCACAGGCCCGTTTTCTCGGTCCGCTGTGAACTACAATGCAGGCTGCAAAACAGCAGCCTCTAATGTAGTTATGTCAATTGCTGTGATGATCACATTGCTCTTCTTGACACCATTGTTCCATTATACCCCTCTCGTTGTCCTCTCGTCTATTATCGTCTCTGCCATGCTCGGCCTCATTGATTATCAGGCTGCCATCCATCTTTATAAAATCGACAAGTTTGATTTCCTCGTTTGTATCAGTGCCTACCTTGGTGTTGTTTTTGGCAGTGTCGAGATTGGCTTAGTTATCGCG GTGGCATTGTCGATCTTAAGGGTGTTATTATTTGTTTCGAGACCAAGGACATTTGTACTAGGCAATGTGCCGAATTCAGTTTGTTATAGGAGTGTTGAGCAGTACCCTGCAGCTCAAACTGTTCCCGGAATCCTGATTCTCGAGATTGGTGGTCCGATTTACTTTACTAATGCTAGTTACTTAAGAGAAAG AATTATAAGGTGgattgatgaagaagaagagcgATTGAAATCCTCGGGAGAAGTCGGCTTACATTATGTGATTCTCGATATGAGTT CGGTTGGATGTATCGACACAAGTGGTATTAGCATGTTAGAAGAAGTGAAGAAGATCACGGACCGAAGAGATCTCAAG ATTGTGTTGGCAAACCCGGGAGGAGAAGTAATGAAGAAGCTAGACAGGTCAAAATTTCTCGAGTCATTGGGACAAGAATGGGTACATTTGACAGTAGGGGAGGCAGTAGGAGCATGTAGGTACATGCTTCACAATTACAAACCAACACCCGACTCAAGTTCAGTCGATCGAGAATCGTGGAGCAACAACGTCTGA
- the LOC141652549 gene encoding FACT complex subunit SSRP1-like, with protein sequence MEDVNLDNNSSISSHGESESVADNTTMSTMAKIDSKEAIATINGVTVFNPRNTYSVELHLSLLHFVGQTNDFTIHYSSIVDLFSLPESYQPQARTFVVITLDSPICLGETSYPHIVMQFETDCEIKSPPYTSIELLKYKFKDGLESPYSGLIHGFFTKTLSALSSTKITRPGVFRSSQDGSYAVKCNSKYDNGILYPLAECLFFLPEPPTLFHNTEIFFLELQKKVRGSDKRYCDLIVRLRTEPDHHFWNIERSEYYNLKEYFSNIDLEVTSRSDDEVGVFDKFGDPDSSDTDGEQEMRVKREKGSKKPTKHGDSQKRKRIKKELSAPKPITTAFLFFSESEQENVRKENPSITFTDIGKIMEEKWRNISDAEREPYEAKAQADRKRYLDEIVEYNYHQEPNKTASRYLSWLSKVQALKTRDDKDEDFITNSLGVVSSADNFVEDSDSDDVNDSSSADGVNDTTKCPMVAFLCFSRAEQENTKKENPSATFTDIGRILGEKWSNMSAAEKEPYEAMAQADRQRENDRESNYSILVNSEQYSVVC encoded by the exons ATGGAGGACGTCAACCTCGACAACAACAGCTCCATTAGCAGCCATGGCGAAAGCGAATCT GTTGCGGATAATACGACCATGTCGACTATGGCCAAGATTGATTCAAAAGAGGCAATTGCCACAATTAATGGCGTCACTGTTTTCAATCCAAG GAATACATACAGTGTTGAATTACATCTTTCGCTCTTACACTTTGTAGGACAGACCAATGATTTTACGATTCACTATAGCAGTATTGTTGATCTTTTCAGTCTTCCTGAG TCATATCAACCTCAGGCTCGCACATTTGTTGTTATCACTCTTGATTCTCCAATTTGTCTAGGGGAAACATCGTACCCTCATATTGTGATGCAG TTCGAGACTGACTGTGAGATCAAAAGCCCTCCTTACACAAGTATTGAACTCTTGAAATACAAGTTTAAAGATGGATTAGAGTCACCTTACTCG GGACTTATTCATGGCTTTTTCACAAAAACATTAAGTGCGTTATCAAGTACCAAGATCACAAGACCAGGAGTATTCCGCAGCAGCCAAGACGGTAGTTATGCTGTGAAGTGTAATTCAAAATATGACAATGGAATACTGTACCCACTTGCAGAATGCCTTTTCTTCTTACCAGAACCGCCGACACTTTTTCATAATACGGAG ATTTTTTTTCTCGAGCTTCAGAAGAAAGTGCGAGGATCCGACAAGCGTTACTGTGACCTCATAGTAAGATTGAGGACTGAACCCGACCATCACTTCTGGAATATTGAAAGGAGCGAATATTATAATTTGAAAGAGTATTTTAG CAATATCGATTTGGAAGTCACGAGTCGAAGTGATGATGAAGTTGGCGTTTTTGACAAATTTGGTGATCCTGATAGTAGTGATACTGATGGAGAGCAAGAG ATGCGTGTTAAAAGAGAGAAGGGAAGCAAGAAGCCGACTAAACATGGAGATTCACAGAAGAGAAAACGAATCAAGAAGGAACTTAGTGCTCCAAAACCAATTACGACTGCTTTTCTATTTTTCTCCGAATCAGAGCAAGAG AATGTAAGAAAAGAGAACCCTAGCATCACTTTCACTGATATTGGGAAGATAATGGAGGAGAAATGGAGAAATATATCAG ATGCGGAAAGAGAACCTTATGAAGCAAAAGCTCAAGCTGACAGGAAGCGTTACTTGGATGAAATAGTCGAGTATAATTACCATCAGGAACCTAACAAGACGGCGTCAAGATACCTGTCTTGGCTATCTAAAG TGCAGGCTCTTAAAACCAGAGATGACAAG GATGAAGATTTCATTACCAACAGCCTTGGAGTTGTTTCTTCTGCTGACAACTTCGTGGAAGACAGCGATAGTGATGATGTTAATGATAGCAGCAGTGCAGATGGTGTTAATGATACCACAAAGTGTCCAATGGTTGCTTTCTTATGCTTCTCCCGAGCAGAGCAAGAG AACACCAAGAAAGAGAACCCTTCTGCCACTTTCACTGATATAGGGAGAATTCTTGGGGAGAAATGGAGTAATATGTCAG CTGCAGAGAAAGAACCTTATGAAGCGATGGCTCAAGCCGACAGACAGCG AGAGAATGACCGAGAAAGTAACTACTCCATACTAGTTAACTCTGAACAATACAGCGTAGTTTGTTAA